The following nucleotide sequence is from Phycisphaera sp..
GAGCGAGGGGAAAGTGCGTGCGCGCGTCCATTCCCCTCGCTCGCGCGAGGGGCTCGTTCCGTACTTTTTACGCCCGCGCTTTCCCCTCGATCTCGTCGAGCAACCCCTCGCACGCCGCCACCAGCATGTCGAAGACCTTGTCGAATCCGTCGTCGCCGCCGTAGTAGGGATCGGGCACGTCGGGTGCGTCCTTGCCGGCGTGCGCGGGGTCGTACGAGCACATCAGCCGCACGCGTTCCTTAGGCGCTCCCATCGCCAGCAGGTTCTCCACGTTGCTCGCGTCCATCGCGATGATGTGCGTGAATCTTGTAAAGTCGCTCTCGCCGCGCACCTGCCGGGCCCGGCTGGGCAGGTGCACGCCCCGTTGCTTCGCCACGGCCATCGCCCGGCGGTCGGGCCCCTCGCCCTCGTGCCAGCCGCCGGTGCCGCACGAGTCGACGACGAGCGCGTCCAGCCCGCGCTCCTTGGCCATGTGAAGGAAGATGCCCTCGGCCAGCGGGCTGCGGCAGATGTTGCCAAGGCACACGAACAGGATCAACGGCTGGGTCTCTGGTTTGCTCATACGGGCCAGACTAGCCCTTGCTCATCTTCTCGTCGGCTCGTGCTTCGATTGTCGCGAGGTGGTGGCCCGTGGTGTCGCGGGTCTTCCAGTGGGCTTCCACGGTCGCGTGGGCCTTGTCCGGGTCGGTCAGGGCGGCGTCTTCCATCAGCCCCAGGCGTTCCAGCGTCGAGAGCGCGGTCTCGGCGTCGAACTGGCTCGGGACCTTGAAGCGTTCCTTGAGGTACGCCGACGCGCGATCGCCCAGCTCGGCCATCGGCCACCGCTCGGACTCCTCCAGGTCGTGCCGGGCGGCCAGGACGGCGTACGCGATGATCGTCGCCTTGGCCTCCTCGTGCGCGATCATGCGGCACAGCGTGTGCAGCACGGCGGCGTTGTTGGCCAGGTTCTTGTCATACAGATGCTCGGTGCGGTGGCTGGTGCGCTGCTTCTTCTTCCGCCTGTACCCAAAGAAGCTCCGCACCGCCATGCCGCCG
It contains:
- a CDS encoding low molecular weight phosphotyrosine protein phosphatase; its protein translation is MSKPETQPLILFVCLGNICRSPLAEGIFLHMAKERGLDALVVDSCGTGGWHEGEGPDRRAMAVAKQRGVHLPSRARQVRGESDFTRFTHIIAMDASNVENLLAMGAPKERVRLMCSYDPAHAGKDAPDVPDPYYGGDDGFDKVFDMLVAACEGLLDEIEGKARA